A genomic window from Flavobacterium azooxidireducens includes:
- a CDS encoding SusE domain-containing protein, translating into MKKILKSLSFASLFLIAVSCENDDFSVATATGGPELLTPESGNEYNLSPENPESEATTFVWNHADYDVQTEVNYVLQFALAGTEFAAVSEIGPSTQRFRKVTVAEMNAAMLEIEAEPFVLTNVDVRVKAYLGSNESMPLYSNVISISVTPFTLDLPLLWIPGSYQAESGYGSDNWSHALAPSLAASAYGKTDFEGYVYFANNVIADNDNGFKFSTQQNWDGTNYGDDGSFSGILSSTGSNIGVQAGFYRVRANTGEVTEANPNGLTYSTVQVSWGIIGAATPTGWDSDTDLVYNPTTKKLEIASIALVPGGFKFRGNNAWDNGFDLGTVDEDGFLQPSGDLTFDGPEGNYKVVLDLSNPRQYTYELIAL; encoded by the coding sequence ATGAAAAAAATATTAAAAAGCTTATCATTTGCATCACTTTTTTTGATTGCAGTGTCATGTGAAAATGACGATTTTTCTGTCGCAACTGCTACAGGAGGACCTGAATTATTAACGCCAGAGAGCGGAAATGAATATAATCTTTCGCCTGAAAATCCAGAATCAGAAGCCACTACATTTGTATGGAATCATGCTGATTATGATGTTCAAACAGAAGTGAATTATGTGCTTCAATTCGCATTAGCAGGTACAGAATTTGCAGCAGTATCAGAAATAGGGCCTTCAACTCAAAGATTCAGAAAAGTAACTGTTGCCGAAATGAATGCTGCAATGTTGGAAATAGAGGCTGAACCATTTGTCTTAACAAATGTTGATGTAAGAGTTAAAGCTTATTTAGGGAGCAATGAATCTATGCCTTTGTATTCTAACGTAATCAGTATATCAGTTACACCATTTACCTTAGATTTGCCTTTATTGTGGATTCCTGGAAGTTATCAAGCAGAATCTGGTTATGGAAGTGATAATTGGTCTCATGCTTTAGCACCTTCATTAGCAGCTTCTGCCTATGGGAAAACTGATTTTGAAGGATATGTATATTTTGCAAATAACGTAATAGCCGATAATGATAACGGGTTCAAATTTTCTACTCAACAAAATTGGGACGGAACCAATTATGGTGATGATGGATCATTTTCAGGCATCTTAAGCAGTACCGGTTCAAATATTGGAGTGCAAGCAGGTTTTTACAGAGTAAGAGCCAACACGGGTGAAGTTACTGAGGCTAACCCAAACGGACTTACTTATTCAACCGTTCAAGTGAGTTGGGGTATAATTGGTGCAGCAACGCCAACAGGATGGGATTCTGATACTGACTTAGTTTATAATCCAACAACTAAAAAATTAGAGATTGCAAGTATTGCTTTAGTGCCTGGAGGTTTCAAATTTAGAGGTAATAATGCATGGGATAATGGATTTGATTTAGGAACAGTTGATGAAGACGGTTTTCTACAACCTTCAGGAGATTTAACATTTGATGGGCCTGAAGGAAACTACAAAGTTGTGTTAGATTTATCTAATCCAAGACAATATACTTATGAGTTAATAGCTCTATAA